A stretch of the Sinorhizobium alkalisoli genome encodes the following:
- a CDS encoding NAD-dependent epimerase/dehydratase family protein, translating to MPEETNCPTVLITGSSGFLGQAIARELHGRYRVIGLDVDVPEGPSEAIETIRIDLTSDESVRTALEEVHQRSGGRVASVIHLAAYYDTTGKSDPRYDAVNVEGTRRLLAGLQSLDTEQFIFSSTLLVHAPSPRRGVAIDEDSPLGPTWAYPESKARTEAVITKEHGRIKTVVLRLAGVYDEDCRAAFVAQQIARIFERLPTAYLFSGDLRAGQPYLHKDDLVDAFVLAVERRADLPDESVMLIGETETLSYGEMQKRIGKLLHGEDWQTFVLPKGLAKTGAWMQTEVLDQDTDIRPWMIETADDHFEIDISRARRLLGWEPQHSLAATLPEMIRRLKEDPTDWYERNKLEPSAVAATEPELDQARERLRGPLERSEAQIDAAVERHRLFTLWAPLANVALGLWLLASPMTLGLFDPVAASAPPALGHEIAEASIRNARLGMSEIASGLLVVVFSLAGMYRRWSWLQWITAAVGLWVMFAPLVFWTTSPAAYAIDTVVGMLIPVFAVTVPPTPGISRRALAADDDRPLGWSYSPSSFTQRMPIVALAFVGLFVSRYLAAYQLGHIDGLWDPFFGPGGAATDNGSEAVVTSWVSKGFPIADAGLGAFAYALDILAGAIGDRRRWRTMPWMVFLFGLLIIPLGVVSVSFIIIQPPLIGALCTLCIIQAAVTVLLIPYSVDEVLATLQYLWRAKLTGEPFWRTFWRGGPALSEDQTPEPDLDRPASKVLREFIIGGVNFPWTLVVSVLLGIVLMSTPLVFGTEPPLYYSDHVAGCLVVMIAVTAMAEVVRPLRFINAALGAWIAASPFLLSGGSTFGVIADVVVGLGLIALSLPRGTRSEEHYGGWDRAIV from the coding sequence ATGCCCGAAGAGACCAATTGTCCGACCGTCCTCATTACGGGCTCGAGCGGCTTTCTTGGACAGGCGATCGCTCGCGAATTGCACGGCCGATACCGGGTGATCGGGCTCGATGTCGACGTGCCCGAGGGGCCGTCGGAGGCGATCGAAACGATCAGGATCGATCTGACCTCGGACGAAAGCGTGAGGACGGCACTCGAAGAAGTGCACCAGCGCAGCGGCGGGCGGGTCGCCTCGGTCATTCACCTCGCTGCCTATTACGACACGACCGGCAAGAGCGATCCCAGATATGACGCGGTCAACGTCGAGGGAACACGCCGGCTGCTCGCCGGCTTGCAGAGCCTCGACACGGAGCAGTTCATCTTCTCCAGTACCTTGCTCGTGCATGCGCCGAGCCCGCGGAGAGGTGTCGCTATCGATGAGGACAGTCCGCTTGGTCCGACTTGGGCATACCCGGAATCGAAAGCAAGGACGGAAGCGGTCATCACAAAGGAGCACGGCCGCATCAAGACCGTCGTGCTCAGGCTGGCCGGCGTCTATGACGAGGATTGTCGCGCCGCCTTCGTCGCCCAGCAAATCGCCCGCATATTCGAGCGACTGCCGACGGCCTATCTTTTCAGCGGCGATCTTCGAGCGGGGCAGCCTTACCTGCACAAGGACGATCTTGTTGATGCTTTCGTGCTCGCCGTCGAGCGCCGCGCCGATTTACCGGACGAGAGCGTCATGCTGATCGGCGAGACGGAAACGCTATCCTATGGAGAAATGCAGAAACGCATCGGCAAGCTCCTCCATGGCGAGGATTGGCAAACTTTCGTCCTGCCCAAGGGCCTCGCCAAGACCGGTGCATGGATGCAGACCGAAGTCCTCGACCAGGACACCGATATCAGACCCTGGATGATCGAGACCGCGGACGATCATTTTGAGATCGACATTTCCCGGGCCCGACGCCTGCTGGGCTGGGAGCCGCAGCACAGCCTGGCCGCTACTTTGCCGGAAATGATCCGTCGACTGAAAGAGGATCCGACCGACTGGTACGAAAGGAACAAGCTGGAGCCGTCGGCCGTCGCGGCGACCGAGCCCGAGCTCGATCAGGCACGGGAAAGGCTTCGTGGCCCGCTCGAGCGGAGCGAGGCGCAAATCGATGCCGCCGTGGAGCGTCATCGCCTCTTCACGCTCTGGGCGCCGCTGGCGAACGTTGCGCTGGGACTCTGGCTTCTCGCCTCTCCGATGACGCTCGGTCTTTTCGATCCCGTTGCTGCTTCCGCGCCTCCAGCCCTTGGACACGAGATTGCCGAGGCCTCAATCCGCAATGCGCGCCTCGGCATGAGCGAAATCGCCTCCGGCCTGCTTGTCGTTGTTTTCTCCCTTGCCGGCATGTACCGCCGCTGGTCCTGGCTGCAGTGGATCACGGCTGCCGTCGGCCTTTGGGTGATGTTCGCGCCGCTCGTCTTCTGGACGACGAGCCCCGCCGCCTATGCCATCGACACCGTCGTCGGCATGCTGATTCCCGTCTTCGCCGTCACGGTGCCGCCAACGCCCGGAATCAGTCGGCGGGCGCTTGCGGCCGACGACGACCGCCCACTCGGCTGGAGCTATTCGCCATCCTCCTTCACCCAACGGATGCCGATCGTCGCACTTGCCTTCGTCGGTCTGTTCGTCTCGCGCTATCTGGCGGCATACCAGCTTGGCCATATCGACGGCCTCTGGGATCCGTTCTTCGGACCGGGCGGTGCCGCGACCGACAATGGCAGCGAGGCCGTGGTCACCTCCTGGGTGTCGAAGGGCTTCCCGATCGCCGATGCCGGGCTCGGCGCCTTTGCCTATGCACTCGATATCCTCGCCGGCGCGATCGGCGACCGTCGTCGTTGGCGCACCATGCCCTGGATGGTATTCCTCTTCGGATTGTTGATCATACCGCTTGGCGTGGTTAGCGTTTCCTTCATCATCATCCAACCGCCGCTGATCGGCGCGCTATGCACGCTCTGCATCATCCAGGCGGCCGTGACGGTCCTGCTGATCCCCTATTCGGTCGACGAGGTTTTGGCGACCCTGCAATACCTCTGGCGGGCCAAATTGACCGGCGAACCGTTCTGGCGGACCTTCTGGAGGGGCGGTCCGGCGCTTTCCGAGGACCAGACGCCGGAGCCGGACCTCGATCGGCCGGCCTCAAAGGTGTTGCGCGAGTTCATCATCGGCGGGGTGAACTTCCCCTGGACGCTGGTGGTGAGCGTTCTGCTCGGGATCGTGTTAATGTCCACGCCGTTGGTCTTCGGTACCGAGCCGCCGCTCTATTACAGCGACCACGTCGCCGGCTGCCTCGTCGTGATGATCGCCGTCACCGCGATGGCGGAGGTCGTCCGGCCGTTGCGTTTTATCAATGCGGCCCTCGGTGCCTGGATTGCTGCATCCCCATTCCTGCTTTCGGGCGGCAGCACGTTCGGCGTCATCGCGGATGTGGTGGTCGGCCTTGGACTTATCGCGTTGAGCCTGCCGCGCGGCACGCGCAGCGAAGAGCACTATGGCGGCTGGGACCGGGCCATTGTCTGA
- a CDS encoding PhnA-like protein translates to MSETVHTPSPATTAGPTVLVAATGISWAAVFAGAALALTVQLLLHLLGVGIGAAAFAPRGDAYAGPGAIASGLWFAFSGVIAGFAGGYVASRLSGRTGTTTGVYHGLTCWAVTTLVVVYLLTTSAGALIGGALGGLSSAVGGRIAASAPTIVADPFDEIEHQIRDGIGGNDPAAKRDATVAAVRTLVTSEEMETEHARARAVDALARARSIPVTEARARVEAYERAYRSAIETGRKQGGELAAATAAVVSTAAFFGFFSLVLGAVAAWLGGWYGVRRVEILSELS, encoded by the coding sequence ATGAGCGAAACGGTGCACACGCCATCTCCGGCGACGACCGCCGGACCGACTGTGCTCGTAGCAGCCACGGGGATTTCCTGGGCCGCAGTCTTCGCCGGGGCGGCGTTGGCGCTGACCGTACAACTCCTGCTGCATCTGCTTGGCGTCGGGATCGGCGCGGCCGCCTTCGCTCCGCGCGGCGACGCGTACGCAGGACCCGGAGCGATCGCGAGCGGCCTCTGGTTCGCGTTTTCAGGGGTGATCGCGGGTTTTGCCGGCGGTTATGTGGCGAGCCGCCTGTCGGGCCGCACTGGCACGACGACAGGGGTTTATCACGGTCTGACGTGCTGGGCGGTCACGACACTGGTCGTCGTGTATCTCCTGACGACCTCCGCCGGCGCGTTGATCGGCGGAGCACTGGGCGGCCTCTCCTCCGCGGTCGGTGGGCGTATTGCGGCATCCGCTCCAACCATTGTCGCCGACCCATTCGACGAGATCGAGCACCAGATCCGCGATGGGATCGGCGGCAACGATCCTGCGGCGAAGAGGGACGCGACAGTGGCGGCGGTGCGCACGCTTGTCACCAGCGAGGAGATGGAGACCGAGCACGCCCGGGCGCGCGCCGTCGATGCACTCGCGCGGGCACGGAGCATTCCGGTCACAGAAGCCCGGGCGCGCGTCGAGGCATATGAACGCGCCTACAGGTCCGCGATCGAGACAGGGCGTAAGCAGGGAGGGGAATTGGCTGCGGCGACTGCGGCCGTCGTCTCCACCGCCGCCTTCTTCGGCTTCTTTTCGCTGGTCCTCGGGGCCGTAGCGGCCTGGCTCGGCGGCTGGTATGGCGTGCGCCGCGTGGAGATACTGTCGGAACTGTCGTGA
- the ftsH gene encoding ATP-dependent zinc metalloprotease FtsH, giving the protein MDKQMKFNIWYWVAAIFALMLFQYIFTTTTQVAQIPYSEFQTYLDEGKIGEVAVSDQYIQGTFKTPQDGKPMFITTRVEPDIARQLQERGVVVTGRVESTFLRDLLSWILPVVLFIGIWMFMLRRMAGGMGGGLMQIGKSKARVYVQTDTGVTFADVAGVDEAKDELKEIIDFLKDPKGYGRLGGRMPKGVLLVGPPGTGKTLLARAVAGEAGVPFFSISGSEFVEMFVGVGAARVRDLFEQARSKAPAIIFIDELDALGRARGIGPMAGGHDEKEQTLNQLLVELDGFDPSTGLVLLAATNRPEILDPALLRAGRFDRQVLVDRPDKQGRVQILNVHLRKAKLAADVEPEKIAALTPGFTGADLANLVNEAALLATRRRADAVTMDDFNNAVERIIAGLEKRNRLLNPREREVVAYHEMGHALVAMALPGVDPVHKVSIIPRGIGSLGYTIQRPTEDRFLMTKEELENKMAVLLGGRAAEWIVFGHLSTGASDDLVKVTDIARAIVARYGMTERLGHVALERDRRSLLTPDPIYQGASERDYSEKTAAILDEEVRRIIDGAFERTEALLKERRPLLERSAKLLLERETISEDELRVLTEGETVRKSAARHV; this is encoded by the coding sequence ATGGACAAGCAGATGAAGTTCAATATCTGGTACTGGGTCGCGGCAATCTTTGCCCTGATGCTGTTTCAATACATTTTCACGACCACCACGCAGGTGGCGCAGATTCCCTACAGTGAGTTTCAAACCTATCTCGATGAGGGCAAGATCGGCGAGGTTGCCGTCTCCGACCAATATATCCAGGGCACGTTCAAGACCCCGCAGGACGGCAAGCCGATGTTCATCACCACCCGCGTTGAGCCTGATATTGCACGCCAACTGCAGGAGCGCGGAGTCGTCGTTACAGGCAGAGTCGAGAGCACCTTCCTGCGCGACCTCCTGTCCTGGATACTTCCTGTCGTCCTCTTCATCGGCATCTGGATGTTCATGCTGCGCCGCATGGCGGGGGGAATGGGCGGCGGTCTGATGCAGATCGGCAAATCGAAGGCGAGGGTCTATGTCCAGACCGACACCGGCGTGACCTTCGCCGACGTCGCCGGCGTCGACGAGGCGAAGGACGAGTTGAAGGAGATCATCGATTTCCTCAAGGATCCGAAGGGCTATGGACGTCTTGGCGGGCGGATGCCGAAGGGGGTCCTGCTGGTCGGCCCGCCTGGCACCGGCAAGACGCTGCTGGCGAGAGCCGTCGCCGGTGAAGCCGGGGTGCCCTTCTTCTCCATTTCCGGTTCGGAATTTGTGGAGATGTTTGTCGGCGTCGGTGCCGCCCGGGTGCGCGACCTCTTCGAGCAGGCACGATCGAAAGCGCCTGCCATCATCTTCATCGATGAGCTCGATGCGCTCGGCCGCGCACGCGGCATCGGTCCGATGGCCGGCGGTCATGACGAGAAGGAACAGACGCTCAACCAGTTGCTGGTCGAACTCGACGGCTTCGATCCATCGACAGGGCTTGTACTCCTTGCGGCCACGAACCGGCCCGAAATCCTCGATCCGGCGCTCCTGCGCGCCGGACGCTTCGACCGCCAAGTCCTCGTCGACCGGCCCGACAAGCAAGGCCGCGTACAAATTCTCAACGTGCATCTGAGGAAGGCGAAGCTTGCTGCCGACGTCGAGCCGGAGAAGATCGCCGCACTGACGCCCGGCTTCACCGGCGCCGACCTCGCCAACCTGGTCAACGAGGCAGCCCTGCTTGCTACGCGTCGCAGGGCCGACGCCGTTACCATGGACGATTTCAACAACGCCGTCGAGCGTATCATCGCCGGACTTGAGAAGCGCAACCGGCTGCTCAATCCGCGAGAACGCGAAGTGGTCGCCTATCACGAAATGGGCCACGCCCTCGTCGCAATGGCACTGCCGGGCGTCGATCCCGTGCACAAGGTCTCGATCATCCCGCGCGGCATCGGCTCGCTCGGCTACACGATCCAACGACCGACGGAAGACCGCTTCCTGATGACGAAGGAGGAACTAGAAAACAAGATGGCGGTATTGCTCGGTGGGCGCGCCGCCGAGTGGATCGTCTTCGGCCATCTCTCGACGGGCGCTTCCGACGATCTTGTCAAGGTGACTGACATCGCACGTGCCATCGTCGCACGCTACGGCATGACGGAACGGCTCGGTCACGTCGCCCTGGAGCGGGATCGCCGCTCGCTGCTGACGCCTGACCCGATCTACCAGGGCGCCAGCGAACGTGACTATTCCGAAAAGACCGCCGCAATCCTGGACGAGGAGGTCCGCCGGATCATTGATGGCGCCTTCGAGCGGACGGAGGCGCTGTTGAAGGAGCGGCGCCCGCTCCTCGAGCGGTCGGCGAAGCTGCTTCTGGAACGGGAGACGATCAGCGAGGACGAATTGCGTGTCCTCACCGAGGGGGAAACGGTGAGGAAGAGCGCCGCCCGCCACGTCTGA
- a CDS encoding DUF2905 domain-containing protein → MSRLLIIIGLLILAAGLLWPWLKRVGLGRLPGDIMIERGNFTLYIPITTGLLLSILLSVFLWLLNR, encoded by the coding sequence ATGTCGCGGCTTCTGATCATCATCGGTCTCCTCATACTCGCGGCCGGACTTCTCTGGCCGTGGCTGAAGCGCGTCGGCCTTGGACGGCTGCCGGGGGACATCATGATCGAGCGCGGCAACTTCACGCTTTATATCCCGATCACCACCGGGCTGCTCCTCAGCATCCTTCTCTCTGTCTTCTTGTGGTTGTTGAACCGATGA
- a CDS encoding SulP family inorganic anion transporter yields MKLTIASYKREWFSNIRADVLSGIVVALALIPEAIGFSVIAGVDPKVGLFASFAIACVSAFAGGRPGMISAATAATAVLMVTLVKEHGLEYLFAATLLMGLIQIAAGFLKLGRVMRFVSRSVITGFVNALAILIFMAQLPELIGVPHATYAMIAAGLAIIYLFPHVTKAIPSPLVAIAVLTGIAYWTGMDIRTVGDLGELPSSLPIFALPQVPLTFETLQIIFPYSVALAAVGLLESLLTAQIVDDMTDTTSNKSQECIGQGASNIASGLIGGMGGCAMIGQSVINVTSGGRGRLSTFVAGAFLLFLILVLDDLVRIIPMAALVAVMIMVSIGTFSWRSILDLSRNPLPSSVVMLATVVTTVGTHDLAKGVLVGVLLSGVFFAGKVARLFHVRSRLEDSGKARTYVVDGEIFFASTEAFIAAFDFAEPLEKVVIDVSEAHLWDITAVGALDKVVLRYRRHGVAVEVIGLNAASAHMLDRFAVHDKEDGAVLVASAH; encoded by the coding sequence ATGAAATTGACAATTGCCAGCTACAAACGCGAATGGTTCTCCAATATCCGCGCCGATGTCCTGTCGGGCATCGTCGTGGCGCTTGCGCTGATCCCGGAGGCGATCGGCTTCTCGGTCATTGCCGGCGTCGATCCGAAGGTGGGGCTGTTCGCCTCCTTCGCCATCGCCTGCGTCTCCGCCTTTGCGGGCGGCCGTCCAGGCATGATCTCCGCGGCGACCGCCGCCACGGCCGTGCTTATGGTCACTCTCGTCAAGGAACACGGCCTCGAATACCTCTTCGCCGCGACGCTGCTCATGGGCCTCATCCAGATCGCCGCGGGCTTCCTGAAGCTCGGCCGGGTCATGCGTTTCGTCTCGCGCTCGGTCATCACCGGCTTCGTCAACGCACTCGCCATCCTGATCTTCATGGCGCAGCTCCCGGAGCTGATCGGCGTGCCGCATGCGACCTATGCGATGATCGCTGCGGGTCTCGCGATCATCTATCTCTTCCCTCATGTCACCAAGGCTATTCCCTCGCCGCTCGTGGCCATCGCCGTTCTGACTGGGATCGCCTACTGGACGGGCATGGACATCCGTACCGTCGGCGACCTCGGCGAGTTGCCGTCGAGCCTGCCGATCTTCGCTTTGCCGCAGGTACCGCTGACCTTCGAGACGCTACAGATCATCTTCCCCTACTCCGTGGCGCTAGCCGCCGTCGGCCTGCTGGAATCGCTGCTGACGGCGCAGATCGTCGACGACATGACGGACACGACCAGCAACAAGAGCCAGGAATGTATCGGCCAGGGCGCGAGCAACATCGCCTCGGGCCTCATTGGCGGCATGGGCGGCTGCGCCATGATCGGGCAATCGGTCATCAACGTCACGTCCGGCGGCCGCGGACGGCTCTCGACCTTCGTTGCCGGCGCCTTCCTTCTGTTCCTTATTCTCGTCCTGGACGACCTCGTGCGGATCATTCCGATGGCCGCCCTCGTCGCCGTGATGATCATGGTGTCGATCGGCACTTTCTCCTGGCGCTCGATCCTCGATCTCAGTCGCAATCCCCTGCCCTCCTCCGTCGTCATGCTGGCAACGGTCGTCACCACGGTCGGCACGCACGATCTTGCAAAGGGCGTACTGGTCGGCGTGCTCCTTTCCGGCGTCTTCTTTGCCGGCAAGGTCGCCCGCCTCTTCCATGTCCGGTCTCGGCTCGAGGACAGCGGCAAGGCACGCACTTATGTCGTCGACGGCGAGATATTCTTCGCATCGACGGAGGCTTTCATCGCCGCCTTCGATTTCGCCGAGCCGCTGGAAAAGGTCGTCATCGATGTCAGCGAGGCGCACCTCTGGGACATCACCGCTGTCGGCGCCCTCGACAAGGTCGTCCTGAGATACCGCCGCCATGGCGTCGCCGTCGAGGTCATCGGCCTCAATGCAGCGAGCGCCCATATGCTCGACCGTTTCGCGGTCCACGACAAAGAGGACGGAGCGGTGCTGGTTGCGTCCGCGCACTGA
- a CDS encoding glycoside hydrolase family 25 protein, which yields MRFPAVPALILACLTLAGCASSSGPESVLAPRPSGETTSSVVRPSAPVPATAVGPAAARPATTPAEPQEALAWAGPAPDAGAFAQMEREAGMPVPMERPVAFIAPENPAIGAVPRTRSHVYSHRFRDAKPINFGKRSPHSLAVHGVDVSRWQGEIDWQKLRTQGANFAYIKATDGGDHLDPMFKKNWRRAQAAGLKRGAYHFFYWCRTAGEQADWFIRNVPREADALPPVIDVEWNGESSCKRRPSPARVREKMQVFMDKLERHYGQRPIIYTAPDFYRDNLENAFPSHPFWLRSVAAHPSKVYPGRKWLFWQYSGSGLSHGVDGRIDLNVFHGSEEEWQNFVAARST from the coding sequence ATGCGTTTTCCAGCCGTGCCAGCCCTCATCCTCGCCTGCCTGACGCTTGCGGGCTGTGCATCCAGTTCCGGTCCGGAGAGTGTGCTTGCGCCGCGGCCTTCCGGTGAAACAACCAGTTCCGTCGTCCGGCCGTCGGCGCCCGTACCCGCCACCGCCGTCGGGCCCGCCGCCGCCAGGCCTGCTACGACGCCGGCCGAGCCGCAGGAAGCGCTCGCCTGGGCCGGCCCCGCCCCAGACGCGGGGGCCTTTGCTCAGATGGAACGGGAAGCCGGCATGCCGGTCCCGATGGAAAGGCCGGTCGCATTCATCGCGCCGGAAAATCCCGCAATCGGCGCGGTGCCCCGCACGCGTTCACATGTCTACAGCCATCGTTTCCGCGATGCCAAGCCGATCAACTTCGGCAAGAGATCACCGCACAGTCTTGCCGTCCACGGCGTCGACGTCTCACGCTGGCAGGGCGAGATCGACTGGCAGAAACTGCGGACGCAGGGCGCGAACTTCGCCTATATCAAGGCGACCGATGGTGGCGACCATCTCGACCCGATGTTCAAGAAGAACTGGCGCCGCGCCCAGGCGGCCGGCCTGAAGCGCGGCGCCTATCACTTTTTCTACTGGTGCCGCACGGCCGGGGAGCAGGCCGACTGGTTCATCCGCAACGTGCCGCGCGAAGCCGATGCCCTGCCGCCGGTGATCGATGTCGAGTGGAACGGCGAGTCGAGTTGCAAGCGGCGTCCGTCGCCCGCGCGCGTGCGGGAGAAAATGCAGGTCTTCATGGACAAGCTGGAGCGGCACTACGGGCAGCGCCCGATCATCTATACCGCACCGGATTTCTATCGCGATAATCTCGAGAACGCCTTTCCGAGCCATCCCTTCTGGCTGCGTTCGGTCGCCGCGCACCCGTCCAAGGTCTATCCCGGCCGCAAATGGCTCTTCTGGCAATATTCGGGATCCGGCCTCTCGCACGGAGTCGACGGCAGGATCGACCTCAATGTATTCCATGGGAGCGAGGAGGAATGGCAGAACTTCGTGGCGGCACGGTCCACATAG
- a CDS encoding polysaccharide biosynthesis/export family protein, with translation MLPGLPAKGQTKSDDRLAPRDTVEISVAGWHALLGGVAEAALLNGTFTIGAGGTVELPVIGRLPAAGLSESELAKLITDRLQARSGSDQRPVTTVQRRTPAPEEPSSGAISVEAPPPAAQPDVAGPAETERLGSERSKVDALLGDLAAARMELKEARDEVRAAHKAARSAAMRHDRRLAAERRRVAALTQELTAARADLEAAKARLQQEVNAARNWDAAIATVSEARELVVRERARGAEAQEKFLAARKEVDAMRRAADYSGEQARRAGAKAAEQGRALESARQRAEGLVLNLAILQREFERVGAKLAGAVRSKAAALRARNAAEASLADVRQALEAIRRKLAANESTLAMVRRSAFEARAEFRAAKQAASQADTLAKVAASLADEALDEEREKARLLARELEIARAERDAARKELASAAPGESLGVDDESNDRHLTVERRGGHRQNARVGDHPSERAKTVARKGVRSARESGSPEVRKAELGKSTPRARSVTIVLPDALLPGGRPPGAFGRQGGRHFPGLHGPK, from the coding sequence ATGCTGCCCGGTTTGCCCGCAAAAGGACAGACGAAAAGTGATGACAGACTCGCCCCGCGAGACACTGTGGAGATTAGCGTTGCCGGATGGCATGCCCTGCTTGGCGGCGTAGCCGAGGCGGCGCTGCTTAATGGCACTTTTACTATCGGAGCAGGTGGGACGGTCGAGCTTCCGGTAATAGGACGCCTGCCCGCAGCAGGCCTCAGCGAGAGTGAACTGGCGAAGCTGATAACCGATCGCTTGCAGGCCAGGAGCGGCAGCGACCAACGACCGGTGACGACGGTCCAACGACGTACGCCGGCGCCCGAAGAGCCATCATCGGGGGCGATCAGTGTCGAGGCGCCTCCGCCTGCCGCGCAGCCGGACGTCGCAGGGCCGGCGGAGACGGAAAGACTGGGATCGGAACGATCCAAGGTAGACGCATTGCTTGGTGATCTAGCCGCCGCTCGCATGGAGCTTAAAGAGGCTCGCGACGAAGTGCGTGCAGCACACAAGGCTGCTCGTAGCGCTGCGATGCGGCACGATCGCCGGCTTGCTGCAGAGCGTCGACGCGTCGCCGCCCTGACCCAAGAACTCACCGCTGCCCGGGCCGATCTCGAAGCCGCGAAGGCTCGCCTGCAGCAGGAAGTAAACGCGGCCCGAAACTGGGATGCCGCGATCGCCACGGTCAGTGAGGCTCGTGAGTTGGTTGTGCGTGAACGCGCCAGGGGCGCCGAAGCGCAGGAGAAGTTCCTCGCGGCGCGCAAGGAAGTCGATGCGATGCGGCGTGCCGCCGACTACAGTGGCGAGCAGGCGCGAAGGGCGGGCGCCAAAGCGGCTGAACAAGGGCGGGCTCTTGAAAGTGCGCGACAGAGAGCCGAAGGGCTCGTGCTCAACCTGGCGATCCTGCAGCGCGAATTCGAGCGTGTGGGGGCCAAGTTGGCTGGAGCAGTGCGATCAAAGGCTGCTGCGCTCAGGGCGCGCAATGCTGCGGAGGCGTCGCTGGCAGATGTCAGGCAGGCCCTTGAAGCGATCCGGCGCAAGCTTGCCGCCAATGAAAGTACCCTTGCCATGGTTCGCCGATCGGCTTTCGAGGCCCGCGCTGAGTTTCGAGCGGCAAAACAGGCAGCCTCGCAGGCCGATACGCTTGCCAAGGTTGCGGCAAGCCTGGCTGACGAGGCGCTCGACGAGGAACGCGAGAAGGCAAGGTTGCTGGCGCGCGAACTCGAAATAGCCCGTGCGGAACGCGACGCGGCAAGGAAGGAACTCGCTTCGGCGGCACCGGGGGAGTCGCTTGGAGTCGATGACGAATCGAATGACCGCCACCTTACCGTGGAGCGCAGAGGCGGGCATAGACAGAACGCACGCGTCGGCGATCACCCGAGCGAGCGTGCCAAGACGGTGGCGCGCAAGGGTGTACGATCGGCTCGTGAGAGCGGGTCGCCAGAGGTCCGAAAGGCGGAGCTCGGCAAGTCAACGCCACGCGCTCGATCGGTGACGATCGTGCTCCCGGACGCGCTGCTCCCCGGCGGTCGCCCACCCGGTGCCTTTGGTAGACAGGGTGGAAGGCATTTTCCCGGGTTGCATGGCCCAAAATGA
- a CDS encoding helicase encodes MRKHLAATFVIAVAIGPPSALALDLGAKVGPVGVGAEVGIGKSGASAGVGTNVDGIGGVKGGTSLGAKDGSSLGVSGNLGGTSGGISVGSGSKAGAADSGAGSGGSANGSGLSGGAGGSTARSQSSGGGGTNTIGPVAPARTARASIVLPRILWPLKRKRAAQGRGEWAYPLSVPLSIAAIPGTPSTVVRTCRKAIASAASPLGAVRVRAASAGSLLRHRSGVLTAPLAVSIDYAGQDGIQVRQARVSCRLDSSGKVIAVI; translated from the coding sequence ATGCGTAAGCATTTAGCTGCCACGTTTGTGATCGCAGTCGCGATCGGACCCCCGTCAGCCCTTGCCTTAGACCTTGGCGCCAAAGTCGGTCCGGTTGGCGTCGGCGCTGAGGTGGGGATCGGCAAGAGCGGCGCCTCTGCAGGGGTTGGCACGAATGTCGACGGAATAGGTGGAGTAAAAGGCGGGACCTCGCTCGGCGCGAAGGATGGATCCAGTCTTGGGGTCAGCGGCAATCTCGGCGGCACGAGTGGCGGCATATCGGTAGGCTCCGGTTCCAAAGCCGGAGCTGCCGATTCCGGGGCCGGTTCAGGCGGTTCGGCCAACGGTTCTGGGTTGAGTGGTGGTGCCGGTGGTTCGACAGCAAGGTCCCAATCATCAGGCGGTGGCGGTACCAACACGATCGGCCCCGTTGCCCCGGCAAGGACCGCACGAGCATCCATCGTTCTGCCACGCATCCTTTGGCCGTTGAAGAGAAAGCGGGCCGCACAGGGGCGGGGCGAATGGGCCTATCCTTTGAGCGTCCCGTTGTCCATTGCTGCGATTCCGGGGACTCCGAGCACCGTCGTTCGCACCTGCCGGAAGGCGATCGCCTCGGCTGCGTCGCCGCTTGGCGCCGTGCGTGTACGTGCGGCAAGCGCCGGCTCGCTGCTTCGGCATCGCAGCGGGGTGCTCACCGCTCCACTTGCCGTCAGCATAGACTATGCAGGTCAGGACGGCATTCAGGTTCGCCAGGCGCGAGTCAGCTGTCGCCTAGATTCGTCCGGCAAGGTCATTGCGGTCATCTAA